One Streptomyces sp. NBC_01237 genomic region harbors:
- a CDS encoding ABC transporter permease gives MSTGSIAQATRSTGQRNRGGGVSGAIRAEWVKLWSVRSPYVCLTAGVVVTAIFTFYYGSIARINDQPLQPVGNASAASLLLVQFTCAVLAMLTVTGEYATGSVRASLLWVPVRQRVQLAKTVVAAAVAFAAGALFGVLGIAVAWVPFRGHATFQLASTVGQVTAMGVYCALIAATAVGVSFLLRASAGALTVLFILIAAVPSVLTGLGGDMLLAVNDVMPQTAGMHLMRAGADAPYTWPVALLIVLSWTVAAYLAGSLRLRSRDA, from the coding sequence GTGAGTACCGGAAGCATCGCGCAGGCCACCCGGTCAACCGGACAGCGGAACCGCGGGGGCGGGGTGTCCGGAGCGATCCGCGCCGAATGGGTCAAGCTGTGGTCGGTCCGCTCGCCCTATGTCTGTCTGACGGCGGGCGTGGTGGTGACGGCGATCTTCACCTTCTACTACGGTTCCATCGCCCGCATCAACGACCAGCCGCTCCAGCCGGTCGGCAACGCGTCGGCGGCCTCCTTGCTCCTCGTGCAGTTCACCTGCGCCGTTCTCGCGATGCTGACGGTGACCGGCGAATACGCGACGGGCAGCGTCCGCGCCTCGCTGCTGTGGGTGCCGGTCAGGCAGCGGGTGCAGCTTGCCAAGACGGTCGTGGCCGCGGCGGTGGCGTTCGCCGCCGGAGCGCTGTTCGGTGTGCTGGGCATCGCCGTGGCGTGGGTGCCCTTCCGCGGCCATGCGACGTTCCAACTGGCTTCAACCGTGGGCCAGGTGACCGCGATGGGTGTGTACTGCGCGCTGATCGCGGCGACGGCGGTGGGGGTGTCGTTCCTCCTGCGGGCGTCGGCGGGAGCGCTGACGGTGCTCTTCATCCTGATCGCGGCCGTGCCGAGCGTGCTCACCGGGCTGGGGGGAGACATGCTGCTGGCGGTCAACGACGTCATGCCGCAGACCGCGGGCATGCACCTGATGCGGGCAGGCGCGGACGCGCCGTACACGTGGCCGGTGGCCTTGCTCATCGTGCTGTCGTGGACGGTCGCCGCGTACCTGGCGGGCTCTCTGCGGCTGCGGAGCCGTGACGCGTGA
- a CDS encoding TetR/AcrR family transcriptional regulator, which produces MPRTADHDERRRQIADAICELISEHGLDAVTVARTAGAAGMSVGLVQHYFRTKDQMLLHAFNEVGARIRSRADEHIRAGAEHRRPISRVLAEAMVEFIPLDDRRRTEFRVTRAFAGRALDAPALAEVDVETARQLREDIARAVHHGKECGEVEADLDPWPAAVRLTAVTEGLAMQVYRDPAGVNGVPADELSASVIAAELAAVFTGECRQYTAPADA; this is translated from the coding sequence GTGCCAAGGACTGCGGACCATGACGAACGCCGACGCCAGATCGCCGATGCCATCTGCGAACTCATCTCGGAACACGGGCTCGACGCCGTCACGGTCGCCCGCACGGCAGGCGCCGCCGGGATGTCGGTGGGACTCGTGCAGCACTACTTCCGCACCAAGGACCAGATGCTGCTGCACGCGTTCAACGAGGTCGGCGCGCGCATCCGGAGCCGGGCCGACGAGCACATCCGGGCCGGGGCCGAGCACCGGCGGCCCATTTCGCGGGTCCTGGCCGAGGCGATGGTCGAGTTCATCCCCCTCGACGACAGACGCCGCACCGAGTTCCGGGTCACCAGGGCGTTCGCCGGCCGCGCCCTGGACGCGCCCGCCCTCGCCGAGGTCGACGTGGAGACCGCCCGGCAGTTGCGCGAGGACATCGCCCGGGCCGTCCACCACGGCAAGGAGTGCGGCGAGGTCGAGGCGGACCTGGATCCCTGGCCGGCGGCCGTTCGCCTCACCGCCGTGACGGAAGGGCTCGCGATGCAGGTCTACCGCGATCCCGCCGGGGTGAACGGGGTGCCCGCGGACGAGCTGTCGGCATCGGTGATCGCCGCCGAGCTCGCGGCCGTCTTCACCGGCGAGTGCCGCCAGTACACGGCACCGGCCGACGCGTGA
- a CDS encoding serine hydrolase domain-containing protein: MRIRLRRAVASTFALLLCLLLCAPAASATDPSRRSERFAAIDAYVRDRMEATRTPGISYAVVGPDGPVHRRPWGTDGRGRRVGAGTPFLWGSVAKPIAATGVMTLVQDGRLSLEDRVVDHLPAFRFGGAAHASGVTVRHLLNQTSGLPESATFDVADCLDADCPRPAERIGDLDEVRPLGPPGTAYAYTSANYVVLAAVVESVTGRPFADHLRRSVFEPAGMRGAIADQASARKRNLAPGHQLLWGIPAAIAGGVDNHGAAYGYTGGDLNDLAAFASFQLRSGRTADGDTVLTPDSVRLMREEGRLRPTGTRNGTGVGTGYGLGWRVGGPDAPLDDAIWHTGATPGYSAMLFLLPKRNIALVLEQNLYGLLQDGAVMQVGFGAARILAGGETPTGDGSASGYYATVWGTTALAATLILAVGRSFLLLRRPLPPASAQRRTTLTALWCLAGALPWIGLTLIVGQMGPGQLMNWVPDTFIALCVAALAGAMTIVLRLALAIRSSRTGGGRTNFGRTTAPPMPP, encoded by the coding sequence ATGCGTATCCGCCTGCGGCGCGCCGTCGCGAGCACGTTCGCCCTCCTGTTGTGTTTACTCCTCTGCGCACCGGCGGCCTCGGCCACCGACCCGTCTCGCCGGTCCGAGCGTTTCGCCGCGATCGACGCCTACGTCCGCGACCGGATGGAGGCCACCCGCACGCCCGGAATCTCCTACGCGGTGGTCGGCCCCGACGGGCCGGTCCACCGGAGGCCCTGGGGAACGGACGGACGGGGCCGGCGGGTCGGGGCCGGAACGCCGTTCCTGTGGGGGTCGGTGGCCAAGCCGATCGCCGCGACCGGTGTGATGACCCTCGTTCAGGACGGCCGCCTGAGCCTGGAGGACCGAGTCGTCGACCATCTGCCCGCATTCCGGTTCGGCGGTGCCGCGCACGCGTCCGGGGTCACGGTCCGCCATCTGCTCAACCAGACCTCCGGGCTCCCCGAGTCGGCCACCTTCGACGTCGCCGACTGCCTGGACGCCGACTGCCCCCGTCCGGCCGAACGCATCGGCGACCTGGACGAGGTGCGCCCGCTCGGCCCGCCCGGCACCGCGTACGCCTACACCAGCGCCAACTACGTGGTCCTCGCCGCCGTGGTCGAGTCCGTCACCGGGCGCCCCTTCGCCGACCACCTCAGGCGGAGCGTGTTCGAACCGGCGGGCATGCGCGGTGCCATCGCCGACCAGGCATCGGCCAGGAAGCGGAACCTGGCTCCCGGACACCAGCTGCTGTGGGGCATACCCGCCGCGATCGCCGGTGGGGTGGACAACCACGGCGCGGCCTACGGCTACACGGGCGGCGACCTGAACGACCTGGCGGCCTTCGCCTCGTTCCAGCTCCGGTCGGGGAGGACCGCCGACGGCGACACCGTCCTCACCCCCGACTCCGTACGGCTGATGCGCGAAGAGGGCAGACTCCGGCCCACCGGCACCAGGAACGGGACCGGCGTCGGTACCGGCTACGGGCTGGGCTGGCGGGTCGGCGGTCCGGACGCCCCGCTCGACGATGCCATCTGGCACACGGGTGCGACTCCCGGCTACTCCGCGATGCTGTTCCTGCTGCCGAAGCGGAACATCGCCCTCGTCCTGGAACAGAACCTGTACGGACTGCTCCAGGACGGGGCGGTCATGCAGGTCGGCTTCGGGGCCGCCCGCATCCTCGCGGGCGGTGAGACGCCCACGGGCGACGGGTCCGCCTCCGGCTACTACGCGACCGTCTGGGGAACCACCGCCCTGGCCGCCACCCTGATCCTGGCGGTGGGCCGCTCGTTCCTGCTCCTGCGGCGCCCGCTCCCGCCCGCCTCCGCGCAGCGCCGCACCACCCTGACCGCCCTGTGGTGCCTGGCGGGCGCGCTGCCCTGGATCGGCCTGACCCTGATCGTGGGGCAGATGGGTCCCGGCCAGCTGATGAACTGGGTCCCCGACACGTTCATCGCCCTCTGTGTCGCGGCGCTCGCGGGCGCCATGACCATCGTTCTGCGCCTCGCCCTCGCGATCCGCTCCTCCCGTACCGGCGGCGGGCGAACGAACTTTGGGCGTACGACGGCCCCGCCGATGCCGCCATGA
- a CDS encoding ABC transporter ATP-binding protein, with the protein MITLRDLTKRYGERVAVDRLTFDIAEGQVTGFLGPNGAGKSTTMRMILGLDHPSRGEALIDGRPYSAYRHPLREVGTLLDAKALHPTRSARSHLLAQARSNGISAKRVDDVLETVGLATVARRRTGAFSLGMYQRLGIAGALLGDPKVLVLDEPVNGLDPDGVRWVRDLVREQAAEGRTVFLSSHLMSEMQLTADRLVIIGKGRLLADRPMPELLASSSRTSVRVHVPGQEGLRHLVEHLTGRPSVEVASAGEGLVDIKGCGAGEVGDLAHRLGVRLHELRTISASLEDAYMELTARSVEYGVASEPAPKERV; encoded by the coding sequence ATGATCACCCTGAGGGATCTGACGAAGCGGTACGGAGAGAGGGTCGCCGTCGACCGGTTGACCTTCGACATCGCGGAAGGGCAGGTGACCGGGTTCCTCGGCCCGAACGGGGCGGGCAAGTCCACGACCATGAGGATGATCCTCGGCCTGGACCACCCCTCCCGGGGGGAGGCGCTCATCGACGGCCGGCCCTACTCCGCGTACCGCCACCCCCTCCGGGAAGTGGGAACACTGCTCGACGCGAAGGCACTGCACCCCACGCGATCCGCACGCAGCCACCTCCTCGCACAGGCCCGGAGCAACGGCATCTCCGCGAAGCGGGTCGACGACGTACTGGAGACGGTGGGGCTGGCCACGGTGGCGCGGCGGCGGACGGGGGCGTTCTCGCTCGGCATGTACCAGCGACTCGGCATCGCGGGGGCCCTGTTGGGCGATCCGAAGGTGCTCGTCCTCGACGAGCCGGTCAACGGCCTGGACCCCGACGGAGTGCGCTGGGTGCGTGACCTCGTCCGGGAGCAGGCGGCGGAGGGCCGGACGGTCTTCCTCTCCAGCCACCTCATGAGCGAGATGCAGTTGACGGCGGACCGGCTGGTCATCATCGGGAAGGGCAGACTGCTCGCGGACCGGCCCATGCCGGAACTGCTGGCGAGCAGTTCCCGGACCTCGGTGCGCGTGCACGTACCCGGCCAGGAGGGTCTGCGCCATCTGGTCGAGCATCTGACCGGGCGCCCCTCGGTGGAGGTCGCCTCCGCCGGTGAGGGACTGGTCGACATCAAGGGATGCGGTGCCGGTGAGGTCGGCGACCTCGCCCACCGGTTGGGTGTGCGTCTGCATGAACTGCGCACAATCTCGGCGTCTTTGGAGGATGCGTACATGGAACTCACGGCCCGCAGCGTGGAGTACGGGGTCGCCTCCGAACCGGCACCGAAGGAGCGGGTGTGA
- a CDS encoding response regulator transcription factor: protein MLVADDEAMVRAGVCAILARDPAIEVVAEAADGLAAVEAVREHRPAVALVDIRMPRMDGIAAAARIYRELPDTATVMLTTFGEDDFIARALRSGASGFLLKADDPRELLAGVHAVAAGGAYLSPRVAARVISGLRTHGMPVGAAPHHPVNTLTEREHSVLSLLGVGLSNAEIATRLHLVEGTVKAHVSAILGKLGVRNRVEAALAAWESGLVGPVR from the coding sequence GTGCTGGTGGCCGACGACGAGGCGATGGTCCGTGCCGGGGTGTGCGCGATCCTGGCGCGGGATCCCGCGATCGAGGTCGTCGCCGAAGCGGCCGACGGCCTCGCCGCCGTCGAGGCGGTGCGCGAGCACCGGCCCGCCGTGGCTCTTGTGGACATCCGGATGCCGAGGATGGACGGGATCGCCGCCGCTGCCCGGATCTACCGCGAACTGCCGGACACGGCAACGGTCATGCTGACCACCTTCGGCGAGGACGACTTCATCGCCCGTGCCCTGCGGTCGGGTGCCAGTGGATTCCTCCTCAAGGCGGACGACCCCAGGGAACTGCTGGCAGGAGTGCACGCCGTGGCCGCCGGGGGCGCCTATCTGTCGCCCAGGGTCGCCGCGCGGGTGATCAGTGGACTGCGCACGCACGGCATGCCGGTCGGCGCGGCGCCCCACCACCCGGTGAACACGCTCACCGAACGCGAACACTCCGTCCTCTCGCTCCTCGGCGTCGGCCTGTCCAACGCCGAGATCGCCACCCGCCTGCACCTGGTCGAGGGCACGGTGAAGGCACACGTCAGCGCGATCCTCGGCAAGCTCGGGGTGCGCAACCGCGTGGAGGCGGCGCTGGCCGCCTGGGAGTCGGGCCTGGTCGGCCCCGTCCGGTAG